In Oryza sativa Japonica Group chromosome 8, ASM3414082v1, the sequence TAGTGCTTTGTTTATTCTCACAAGCTTGACCATGGAGACATCATGCTGCAAGATTAGTGCCACAACATATACGTGATTTGCAGTATTTATGATAAATAAAAGCATCCACAACCAACCTTCTAAACAATGTTTGAGATGAGGCCCGAAAGGTAGCTGTGGTCCTCGCATAAGGAAGTGACATTAAACTGACAAGACTCTAGGGATTCCTTATGTGAGCATGAATCCTGGGGGATTTCGAAAGAGAAGCTTTCATGCTCATTTGTGGAGTTCTCATCCTCCAGAGTTGATGTCTCAAGCTTGTCCATGGCTTGCAGGTTCTCCTTCTCAAGAGATGCATCGTGCAAGAGCAAGGTTGTTTCTTGACAAATGTCGAGAACAACTTCTTGAGAGCCAGAGGGACAAGGTTTTTGCTCGATGGGATGGAGGAGTTCAAAATATTGCTCTACAAAGGAGGTGTTTTCCAGAAATCGATCTTAAATTTCCTTCCCTTCGGATGGAGTTTTATGCATGAACGATCCTCCGGCAGTGATGTCGAGATAGAATGCAGACTTCTTGTCTAAACCCGTATGGAAATGTTGCAACAACACATATTCGGGTATAGACAAGTTTGGACCAGATTGTACTAAATTAGTAAATCTGGACCATGCCGCACCTATAGATTCGTTATTTTCCTACTGGAAGCTGAGGATTTCTACGCGAAGGGCAGTGATACGGGTTACTGGAAAGAAGGCAAGATAGAACCTGTCCCGCAATTTTTTCCAGTCACCGTTTACACAACCGACGGTAGATGTGTACCATTGATAGCTGGCACTCCTCGATAACTGgcacgccaggtagggggaaaTCCGCGCGCTTGAGAAAGAAGTTGTTTCCTTCCGCTTCAAGTTTCCCTCCGTCCTCGACAACCATGGTTGAGGTAGTAGAGGAAGAGGTGGTGGCATACACTCCCACTCCTTCTGAGAGTGAAGATGGTAGCGGGAGCCGCGATCCCCGCCACCACCGCAAGAATTCTCCGTCTCCCCCACGCTGCGGCCCCCGATGGTGGCAGAACCCTGATCGGTCCGAGGGCTcagccctctccccgccgcctgATGAGAGGAGGCCACACCGCGCCCGGATGCGTCGTCATCCGACCTACGGTGACggcggcacgccccagggcACGCTTTAGGCGGTGGTGGCTCTCTTGcggcaccccccccccccccgtcagAAATCCCCGTCCAGCGatggctggatgacgtggccaacCTGGTCACTGCCGCTCAACGGCAGCTGGCCGCCGATGGCCGGCCCGCGACTACTGGTACCTCACGTACCCCCACTGCCCTCTCCTCGTCTGCGAGGAGGAGGGCCCGTCGGTCGGCCCTGGCCTCGCGGCGATCAACAGCCCAGATGTCGTCAAGGCCCTCGAGAAGCCGAGGGCACCACGACAATCTCTACGGGGAGCAGGACGCTCGGATCAACATCGAGCGCCGTAGGGACGAGCACCGTGCTGCCCGCCTGGGGgaaggcgcctcctcgtccggagtgtcccccccccccaaaccccCCGCGCGAGGCGGCCCGCCCCCCACACCCCCATCCGGTGGGGCCGTGTGTAAGGCCTTCGTGGCAAGTCTCCGGAATGTCTAGTGGCCCCCGAAGTTCTGCCCCAAcctcaccgagaagtatgaCAGCTGCGTCAACCCCTCTGAGTTCCTCCAGATCTACACCATGATCATCGAGGCTGCGGGGGGTGACgaccgggtcatggcgaattactttcccatggccctcaaGTGTTAGGTGCGAGGCTGGCTCATGACCTAGCCCCCCAACTccatccactcctgggaggatttgtgccagcagttcatcacgaacttccagggcacaaaCCCTCGTCCGGGAGAGGAGGCGGACCTACACGCTGTGCAGCGGAAGGACGACGAGTCCCTCCGCTCATACATACAGCGCTTCTGCCAGGTCCGCAACACCATCCCCTGCATACCGGCCCATGCGGTCGTCTATGCGTTCCGGGGTGGTGTGCGGCataaccgcatgctcgagaagattgCTTCCAAGTAGCCCAAGACCACCGCAAAGCTTTTTCAGCTGGCGGACAAGGTGGCTCGAAAGGAGGAGGCGTGGGCCCGGAATCCTCTGGCTCTGGTGCGGGAGCTATGGCTGCCCCCGAGCTCTCTTCCCGTTCCAAGCGGCGGggcaagaggaggaagaggaaaccGGCCCACTCTGACGATGAGGGCCACGTCCTTGCGCGGATGGTCTCTCACAGCCCCCGCGCAAGGAGAAGGCCACCGACAGCAAGCCAAGCGCCACTACCCCCGGCGAAAGCCGTTCGGCGGACAAGTGGTGCTCGATGCACAACACTTATCGGGACAGCCTTGCTGATTGTCGCACGGTCAAGAACTTGGCCGTGCGGTACAGGAAGACCGATGAGGAGAGACAGCAGAGTCGCCGGGAGGGCAAGGCCCCCACAACCTCCGCTGGCAACCGGCAAGGGGATGCCAAGAAAAAGGCCCCCgccgatgatgacgatgacagCGAGGACCTGGAGTTCAAGGAACCTCAGCAGACCGTCGCTACGCTCGACGGAGGGGCTTGCGCTCAAGTCTCCTGTCGCagcttcaaggccatgaggcgTGCGCTTCTGGCCGCCGTCCCGACCCACGAAGCGGCACGGCGGGCGCGCTGGTCGGAGGTGAATCTCACTTTCGACTAGAGCGACAACCCGACGGTGCTTGCCCGCGGAAGGAAGCTGGCCCTCGTGGTCTCCCCGACCGTTTACAACGTCAAGTTGAGACGCGTCTTGATCGACGGGGGGCCAGCCTCAACATCATCTCCCCGGCCGCCTTTCATGCTCTCAAGGCTCCGGGGATGAAGCTCCAGCCGTCGCTGCCGATCATCGGCGTGACCCCGGGGAATACGTGGCTTTTGGGCCACATCGagctcccggtcaccttcggcgACCCCACCAACTTCTGCACCGAGCGGATCGACTTCGATGTGGCGAATCTCAAtttgccctacaacgcggtcctggggagacctgcattggtgaagttcatggctgCCACCCATTATGCCTACCCCCAGATTAAGATGTCGGGCCCCAACGGCCCTATCACCATCTCCAGCGATGTCAAGATCGCCCTGGCTTGTGCGGAGCAGCGTGCCGACAGTTTGGCGGCAGCCACCGAGCCAGAGGAGGCCGGCAGACCCCCGGAGGCCTCCACATCACGCGCCTCCGAGAAGCGGATCACCTCGGGCGACGAGGTGCCCGTCAAGGAGATACCCCTTGGCCACGATCCGTCCAAGACCGCCAAGATTGGCAGTAACTTGGACGCCATATAGGAAAGcacgctcgtctccttcctgcgggcaaacttCGACATCTTCGCTTGGAAGCCGTCGGACATGCctggggtccccagggaggtgatcgagcaccACCTCGCCGTGCGGTCGGATGCGTGACCCATCTGGCAGAAGATACGGCGCCAAGCCCCGGAGCgacaagccttcatccgcgaggtgaCGCGGCTCCTGGAGGCCGGCTTCATCCGAGAGGTCATCTAcccagagtggctggcgaaccggTGGTCATTCCAAAGGCCAACGGCAAGctccggatgtgcatcgactacacggacctcaacaaggcatgcccCAAGGATCCTTTCCCTTTACtacgcatagatcagatagtCGACTCCACTATGGGGTGCAACCTTTTGTGTTTCCTAGATGCTTATTCAGtataccatcagattcgcatggcttgggaagatgaggaaaaaactgcttcCATTACCCCTGTGGGCACCTTTTGTTATACAACTATGCCTTTTGGTTTAAAGAATGCAGGCCCTACTTCTCAGCGCATGACTCGCATTACTTTGAGTAATCAGATACGGcataatgttgaggcctatgtcgatgacttggtggTAAAAACGCGCCAAAAAGACACATTGCTGCAGGATCTGGCTGAGACCTTCGATAGCCTTAGGTCCACGCGCATGAAACAGAACCCCGAAAGGTGTGTGTTCGGTGTGTCGGCGGGCAAGCCTCTCGGTTTTCTATTCTCAGCACGAGGCATAGAAGCTAATCACGAGAAAATACGCACAATAGAGATGATGCGCCCCCCAATAAACTAAGGGATGTGCAGTGTGTCACTGGATGCATGGCCGCCCAAAGCCgattcatatcaaggctgggagagagggCGCTACCCCTATTCAAACTCCTCAAATGGTCGGGGCCGTTTGTGTGGACGGAGGAAGCGGGACAGGCCCTCAACCAGTTGAAGGCTTACTTGACCTCTCCCGCGACCCTTGTGGCCCCGGGGCCAAAGGAACCGCTACTACTCTACTTGGCCGCGGCCCCCTAGGCGGTGAGTGCCGCCCTCATAGTGGAGACCGATGAGAACCACCCGCGAGCCGCGGGACATGAGCCCAGTCATGGGGAGGAACCAGGGGCCCCCTTAACCGGTGACGGCCCCTCGTCCCCCAGCGACCCGACTGCCGAAGCCCCCGAACCCTAGGTAGGCCCCGAGGCCACCACGGGAGAACGGGAGGCTCTGGTAGGCGGCCACGAGACCACTCGCACGAACGGGGTAGGGAGCCCATCCGAGGCCCCGATGGACGAGCGCCCCAAGGCAGGCACCCCTGACGATAAAGACCGGCCCCGCCGAAAGATgtagcggcccgtctacttcgttagagAGGCACTCTGGGACGCGAAAACCCGATACCATCAGACCCAGAAAATGCTTTACGCAGtcctgatggcctcgaggaaacaaCGCCATTacttccaggcgcatcgggtttTCGTGCTAACGTCCTACCCCCTTGGCCAGATCCTGCACAACTGAGAGGGTACCAGATGGATCGTGAAGTGGGCCATCGAACTCGCTGAATTCGATCTACATTTCGAATCACGACACGCGATTAAAAGTCAGGTCTTAGTTGACTTCATCGCTGAATGGACCCCGGCGGACGATTCCAACTAGCCCCCCGATCCCTCCCTTCCCAAAGGAGGGGAAAACCCAAACGCCGACATCCGCATCGGACACTGGGTTATGCACTTTGATGGTTATTTGAACCTTCAAGGTGCCGGGGCCGGAGTTACACTAACTTCGCCAAGCGGGGATGTCCTCAAGTACGTCGTTCATCTCGATTTTCGAGCCACGAACAATATGGCGGAATACGAAGGACTCCTAGCGGGACTATGGGCAGCGGCCGCCTCCTGGTTCTAGGTGATTCCCAGCTGGTCATGAACCAGGTCTCCAAAGAGTACCAGTGCACCGACCCACAGATGCACGCCTACGTCCGCGAAGTGCGACGCATGGAGCGCCACTTCAACAGGCTCGAGCTCTGACACATTCCCAGGCGCGACAACGCAGTCGCCGATGAGCTGTCGCGTATTGCGTCGGCGCGAGCCCCACTCCCCCCGGGAGTCTTTGAAGAAAGTCTCATGCAGCCATCGGCGCGCTCGGATCCCCCGAGGGTGCTTAACGCCACAACCCCCACCTCGATGCCTAGCGAGCCACAGGCCTCGGGGCCCGAGGGGGTCAACCCCGACCCCACACGTCAGATCGCCTGGATGGCCGACATTCGGGCATACCTCGACAATCACACTCTTCCTGAGGATCGCGCGGAAGCCAAAAAGCTCGCGCGCATCTCCAAACGATATGTGCtagtagaagggaccctctaccgGCGCGACGCTAATGGAGTCCTCTTGAAGTGTATCCCTCGGAAGCAAGGCGTCGAGCTCATCGCCGATGCCCATGAGGGAGAATGCAGGGCCTACTCGGCCTCGCGCATTTTGGTTGGTAAAGCCTTTCGGCAAGGCTTCTACTAGCCAACCGCACTCTAGGATGCCTAGGACTGGGTCAGGCGATGCAAGGCTTGCCAGTTCCATGCaaagcaaacccatcagccggcctaGGCTTTGCAGGTCATCCCGCTCTCCTGGCCTTTCGTAGTCTGGGGTTTGGATATCCTGGGGCCCTTCAAAGCGGCCCGTGGCGGGTACCAGCACCTGTACATCGccatcgacaagttcaccaagtggcccgaggcttacccggtcatcaagatcaatAAGCATTCGGCCCTGAAGTTCATCAGAGGCATCACATCCCGATTCAGAGTGCCGAACCGTATTAtcacggataacggcacccagttcaccagTGAGCTGTTTGGTGACTATTGCGACAACATGGGCATCATGTTATGCTTCGCCTAACTCGCCCACCCCAAGAGCAACGGCCAAGTCGAGCGCGCCAACGCTGAAATCCTCAAAGGTCTCAAAACCAAGACGTACAAcgtcctcaagaagcacggggACTCTTGGCTTGAGGAACTACCTGTGGTGCTGTGGGCCAATTGGACTACCCCGAGCCGTGCAACAAGAGAAACCCCTTTCTTCCTGGTGTACGGCGTCGAGGCGGTCCTACCGTTGGAGCTCTCCCTGGGCTCGCCTCGTGTTGCGCTCTACAACGAGGCGGACCAGGACGAGCTCCGTCGCGATGACCTCGActatttggaagagcgaagAAGGCGCACGGCCCTTCGGACGGTGCACTACCAACAGAGCTTGCAGCGCTATCATCAGCGCCACGTCTGGGCCCGATCACTGCAAGTCCACGACCTTTTCCTACGCCGCGTCTAGTCGCGCTTACGATTGAGCAAGCTtgcaccaatgtgggagggacCGTACaaagtgatcggcgtcccccggccgggttTGGTTCGGTTGGCCACGGAAGatggcacagagctgcctaaccctgGAACATCAAACATCTTCGCTGCTTCTACCCATGATGTCGAGTGTTTTTGCTTTTGGGGCTCGGACCAACCCCCGCACATCCCTCGGGTTGTGCGGGCTTGGCCGGGGCTACCATTGTCAATATTTTGTATCTCATTTTCTCCTCAGTAAATCCTTCTATTTAATCAAAGCTATTGTGCGCTTTTTCTTTCCCTTCCTCAGTCTCGGTTTAGGAGTGGTTCACACTTACCATGGCCCCTAGGTGGTGTCGGGTAACCTGAAAATCGCCGAAGGGGAGCACGGACGCGGGCTGTGCCCCGAGCTGCGGCGAACCCTGAGGGCTCAGAAGGACCTACGCACAGTCATCCCCGACCCCCGGTCGTCGTAgccccggcctggccagtcccGCTGGGCGGCTCTCCCAGGGTGACGGCTCTGCCCCTCGCCGTTTAGGTGACGGGGGCTAAGCGCGGATTCTTCTCCCTTATCCGAACGAGCCCGAGGAGGGAGCGAAGGAACGAAAACAGCGGTTCACCCGTAAAGAAATTAGCTAAGTGGTTTCGCCTCTCTCCCTTGTCACAGGCATTCATAGATTAGAAAAGAGTGCAGGAATAAGAGGAAGAAGGCTTATTTACATCCATCGGGGGCGGCACGAAGGCCTATAGTTAACCATGTCCATTGCAAAAGCACAAAAGCAAGGGAAATGATGAAAAGGGCAATCACGGGGCGCCGGGCTTCCGAGTTTGGCGCCGCTAACAACTTCGTCCCAATCTTCgtcatcaccatcaccatcgccatcgccgccaccgcccgaggGTGTTGCAAGAGTAAACCGAGGGGCTGTCCCCTCGAAGCTCGACACAATCTCGTCAGCCGCCTCCTGGACTTGCTCTCGGGCCGCCGCCTCGGTGCCCGGGGGGAAGTCCTTGAGCGGCCATCAAGGGAGGAACTTGGGGTCGCGGGCTTGGTAgctcgccaggacgagctccaccgtAGCCCGCGCCAAGGAGGCCGACAACGACTTGACGACTGCCATCTCGTCTAGCCGGTGTGCGAGCGCCGGCCTGGTGGTCGGCAGCTTCTCGTCCCAGCCGTTCGATGACGTCATGGAGGAGGCCGGGCCCCACATCGTTGGCAAGATGAAGGGCCACGATCTCCCCAGCCCGGTCCTGCGAGAGCATTCTACTTCGCGGCGAGAGCATTCTACTTCGCGGCGAGCCTGTCTGCCAGATCGGCGCCGCCTTGCTGCTCGCGCGACGCCACCGCCTTCTCCCTGGCCTCTAGCTCGGACACCCGCTCCGCCATCGTGGCGCGCTCGGCCCGAGCGTTCTCCAGGTGGCGGCTCTCCCAACCGGTGACGGCTTCCTCACGCTTGGTGAGTTGGTCGCCCAGCCGGCACGCCGCAGCCTCGTGACGGGCGACCTCAGCCTCGCGCTCCACGAGCGAGGCGTCCCGCCTCTGCCATGTCTCCTCCTGGAGCCGCAACTCCTCTGCGCGACGGGCCACCGCGGCCTCAGCGGCTGCGGTGGTTTGGgtgtgctcggcggcggcctcctcgcaGAGATGGAGGGCGGACTCAGCCTCGGCCACCCAAGACGGATAGCCTGGTGAAGTTCATGCATAATTTCCTGGAAAAGGAAACAATGTTTCTCTGGAACCGTTATTGGAAGACGCCGGTGAAATCTAGTAAACCGGCCAAGAAGCTAGAGCAGCCAGCTCAGAGAAAGTCGTCTCAAGCACCAAAACCAAAGAGGGTGTGGAAGGGAAAGccaaagacgcccgctccatcacctccggagaccGGTGGAAAATCCGCGAACTAAACTGGaaggaggtacggtcttgcacgtcggacctaaaatgacgcgaccttcgccaacaTGTAAATTGGTACGTATCCGCATATTTATTTTCatcaatttgaattttttgcatcaacacatgtttgaatttcaaaatttgcatttaggattttgaattttgaggaaattctttcaaatgaatttttcagagcaaaccaaaataaaatttccaaCGAAAGTTCGTTGTGCCACGACCACATTGACCGCTGGATTCCAACGGTCAAAAGTGGGGCTGGTTGAgcccaccaggggttcggccgaacccctggttcggccgaaccggccaGGCAACGGCCACCTTCCATTTTTGGCAGAGCAacggggtcccacatgtcatttctGACCGTTGTGGGTACCCTATATAAGCCAGCCGGCCGGGAGAGGGAAatccaccccatttcaacactttttcattccctctccaaactttgctctcaagttcattcaagctttgatagtttccaTCAAATTCAAATACTTAGT encodes:
- the LOC107281933 gene encoding uncharacterized protein, whose translation is MGSGRLLVLGDSQLVMNQVSKEYQCTDPQMHAYVRESNGQVERANAEILKGLKTKTYNVLKKHGDSWLEELPVVLWANWTTPSRATRETPFFLVYGVEAVLPLELSLGSPRVALYNEADQDELRRDDLDYLEERRRRTALRTVHYQQSLQRYHQRHVWARSLQVHDLFLRRV